A genomic region of Ornithorhynchus anatinus isolate Pmale09 chromosome 7, mOrnAna1.pri.v4, whole genome shotgun sequence contains the following coding sequences:
- the NIF3L1 gene encoding NIF3-like protein 1 isoform X1, whose translation MLPSRGRLILQSLLPVPHPARGRPPVRPSASRRSPAASPGRGPMELQAVVASLEAFASLAFAESWDNVGLLVEPSPPHSVRTLFLTNDLTEEVMDEALAAKADLILSYHPPVFRPLKRLTWKSWKERLVIRALENRVGIYSPHTASDAAPQGVNHWLAKGLGACTSLPIHPATGPEPPTAGTHRVELRVSSSRDLDKVLDALRGIQGTAVATFSVRAEGEEKTQVSVNCSRQALLQVVAFLSQNQHLYEKTEILSLEKPPLLHTGMGRLCALPEPVSVAALIRRVKTHLNLAHVRLALGAGKTTESPVSAVAVCAGSGSSVLRGVAADLYLTGEMSHHEVLDAVAGGITVVLCEHSNTERGFLSELRNLLVPHLENKVRVVVSEKDRDPLRVA comes from the exons ATGCTTCCTTCCCGCGGGCGTCTGATACTTCAGTCTCTCCTGCCGGTCCCCCACCCTGCCCGCGGACGTCCGCCGGTCCGGCCGTCGGCATCCCGCCGGTCCCCGGCCGCCTCTCCGGGCCGCGGCCCCATGGAGCTGCAGGCGGTGGTGGCCTCCCTGGAGGCCTTTGCCTCCCTGGCGTTTGCGGAGAGCTGGGACAACGTGGGGCTGCTGGTGGAGCCGAGCCCCCCGCACAGCGTGCGCACGCTCTTCCTGACCAACGACCTGACGGAGGAGGTGATGGACGAGGCGCTGGCGGCCAAGGCGGACCTCATCCTCTCTTACCACCCTCCCGTCTTCCGGCCCCTCAAGCGCCTGACCTGGAAGAGCTGGAAGGAGCGTCTGGTCATCCGGGCCCTGGAAAATCGGGTGGGGATCTACTCTCCCCACACGGCTTCGGACGCCGCCCCCCAGGGAGTCAACCACTGGCTGGCCAAAGGGCTCG gggccTGTACCTCGCTGCCAATTCATCCGGCCACGGGCCCCGAGCCCCCGACCGCGGGGACCCACCGAGTGGAGTTGAGGGTGTCCTCCTCTCGGGATCTGGATAAAGTCCTCGACGCCCTCAGAGGGATCCAAGGCACGGCCGTCGCTACCTTCTCGGTCAG AgccgagggggaagagaagacgcAAGTGAGCGTGAACTGTTCCCGGCAGGCCCTGCTGCAGGTGGTGGCCTTCCTCTCCCAAAACCAACACCTCTATGAGAAGACGGAGATTCTGTCCCTGGAGAAG CCCCCGCTGCTCCACACGGGAATGGGGCGGCTGTGCGCCCTGCCCGAGCCCGTCTCCGTGGCCGCCCTCATCCGGCGCGTCAAGACTCACCTGAACCTGGCCCACGTCCGCCTGGCCCTCGGGGCGGGGAAGACCACAG AGTCTCCGGTGTCGGCGGTGGCCGTGTGCGCCGGCTCGGGCAGCAGCGTCCTGCGAGGGGTGGCCGCGGACCTCTACCTCACAG GCGAGATGTCCCACCACGAGGTCCTGGACGCCGTCGCCGGGGGCATCACGGTGGTCCTCTGCGAGCACAGCAACACCGAGCGCGGCTTCCTCTCGGAGCTGCGGAACCTGCTGGTCCCCCACCTGGAGAACAAGGTCCGCGTCGTCGTGTCCGAAAAGGACAGAGACCCCCTCCGGGTggcctag
- the NIF3L1 gene encoding NIF3-like protein 1 isoform X3, producing the protein MLPSRGRLILQSLLPVPHPARGRPPVRPSASRRSPAASPGRGPMELQAVVASLEAFASLAFAESWDNVGLLVEPSPPHSVRTLFLTNDLTEEVMDEALAAKADLILSYHPPVFRPLKRLTWKSWKERLVIRALENRVGIYSPHTASDAAPQGVNHWLAKGLGACTSLPIHPATGPEPPTAGTHRVELRVSSSRDLDKVLDALRGIQGTAVATFSVRAEGEEKTQVSVNCSRQALLQVVAFLSQNQHLYEKTEILSLEKPPLLHTGMGRLCALPEPVSVAALIRRVKTHLNLAHVRLALGAGKTTGEMSHHEVLDAVAGGITVVLCEHSNTERGFLSELRNLLVPHLENKVRVVVSEKDRDPLRVA; encoded by the exons ATGCTTCCTTCCCGCGGGCGTCTGATACTTCAGTCTCTCCTGCCGGTCCCCCACCCTGCCCGCGGACGTCCGCCGGTCCGGCCGTCGGCATCCCGCCGGTCCCCGGCCGCCTCTCCGGGCCGCGGCCCCATGGAGCTGCAGGCGGTGGTGGCCTCCCTGGAGGCCTTTGCCTCCCTGGCGTTTGCGGAGAGCTGGGACAACGTGGGGCTGCTGGTGGAGCCGAGCCCCCCGCACAGCGTGCGCACGCTCTTCCTGACCAACGACCTGACGGAGGAGGTGATGGACGAGGCGCTGGCGGCCAAGGCGGACCTCATCCTCTCTTACCACCCTCCCGTCTTCCGGCCCCTCAAGCGCCTGACCTGGAAGAGCTGGAAGGAGCGTCTGGTCATCCGGGCCCTGGAAAATCGGGTGGGGATCTACTCTCCCCACACGGCTTCGGACGCCGCCCCCCAGGGAGTCAACCACTGGCTGGCCAAAGGGCTCG gggccTGTACCTCGCTGCCAATTCATCCGGCCACGGGCCCCGAGCCCCCGACCGCGGGGACCCACCGAGTGGAGTTGAGGGTGTCCTCCTCTCGGGATCTGGATAAAGTCCTCGACGCCCTCAGAGGGATCCAAGGCACGGCCGTCGCTACCTTCTCGGTCAG AgccgagggggaagagaagacgcAAGTGAGCGTGAACTGTTCCCGGCAGGCCCTGCTGCAGGTGGTGGCCTTCCTCTCCCAAAACCAACACCTCTATGAGAAGACGGAGATTCTGTCCCTGGAGAAG CCCCCGCTGCTCCACACGGGAATGGGGCGGCTGTGCGCCCTGCCCGAGCCCGTCTCCGTGGCCGCCCTCATCCGGCGCGTCAAGACTCACCTGAACCTGGCCCACGTCCGCCTGGCCCTCGGGGCGGGGAAGACCACAG GCGAGATGTCCCACCACGAGGTCCTGGACGCCGTCGCCGGGGGCATCACGGTGGTCCTCTGCGAGCACAGCAACACCGAGCGCGGCTTCCTCTCGGAGCTGCGGAACCTGCTGGTCCCCCACCTGGAGAACAAGGTCCGCGTCGTCGTGTCCGAAAAGGACAGAGACCCCCTCCGGGTggcctag
- the NIF3L1 gene encoding NIF3-like protein 1 isoform X2: MLPSRGRLILQSLLPVPHPARGRPPVRPSASRRSPAASPGRGPMELQAVVASLEAFASLAFAESWDNVGLLVEPSPPHSVRTLFLTNDLTEEVMDEALAAKADLILSYHPPVFRPLKRLTWKSWKERLVIRALENRVGIYSPHTASDAAPQGVNHWLAKGLGACTSLPIHPATGPEPPTAGTHRVELRVSSSRDLDKVLDALRGIQGTAVATFSVRAEGEEKTQVSVNCSRQALLQVVAFLSQNQHLYEKTEILSLEKSLRCRRWPCAPARAAASCEGWPRTSTSQARCPTTRSWTPSPGASRWSSASTATPSAASSRSCGTCWSPTWRTRSASSCPKRTETPSGWPRPGRGGAPGHGHPGNGTWTSDLGPHGGGLLHPRPWPPRGRI, encoded by the exons ATGCTTCCTTCCCGCGGGCGTCTGATACTTCAGTCTCTCCTGCCGGTCCCCCACCCTGCCCGCGGACGTCCGCCGGTCCGGCCGTCGGCATCCCGCCGGTCCCCGGCCGCCTCTCCGGGCCGCGGCCCCATGGAGCTGCAGGCGGTGGTGGCCTCCCTGGAGGCCTTTGCCTCCCTGGCGTTTGCGGAGAGCTGGGACAACGTGGGGCTGCTGGTGGAGCCGAGCCCCCCGCACAGCGTGCGCACGCTCTTCCTGACCAACGACCTGACGGAGGAGGTGATGGACGAGGCGCTGGCGGCCAAGGCGGACCTCATCCTCTCTTACCACCCTCCCGTCTTCCGGCCCCTCAAGCGCCTGACCTGGAAGAGCTGGAAGGAGCGTCTGGTCATCCGGGCCCTGGAAAATCGGGTGGGGATCTACTCTCCCCACACGGCTTCGGACGCCGCCCCCCAGGGAGTCAACCACTGGCTGGCCAAAGGGCTCG gggccTGTACCTCGCTGCCAATTCATCCGGCCACGGGCCCCGAGCCCCCGACCGCGGGGACCCACCGAGTGGAGTTGAGGGTGTCCTCCTCTCGGGATCTGGATAAAGTCCTCGACGCCCTCAGAGGGATCCAAGGCACGGCCGTCGCTACCTTCTCGGTCAG AgccgagggggaagagaagacgcAAGTGAGCGTGAACTGTTCCCGGCAGGCCCTGCTGCAGGTGGTGGCCTTCCTCTCCCAAAACCAACACCTCTATGAGAAGACGGAGATTCTGTCCCTGGAGAAG AGTCTCCGGTGTCGGCGGTGGCCGTGTGCGCCGGCTCGGGCAGCAGCGTCCTGCGAGGGGTGGCCGCGGACCTCTACCTCACAG GCGAGATGTCCCACCACGAGGTCCTGGACGCCGTCGCCGGGGGCATCACGGTGGTCCTCTGCGAGCACAGCAACACCGAGCGCGGCTTCCTCTCGGAGCTGCGGAACCTGCTGGTCCCCCACCTGGAGAACAAGGTCCGCGTCGTCGTGTCCGAAAAGGACAGAGACCCCCTCCGGGTggcctaggccggggaggggcggcgccCCCGGCCACGGCCACCCGGGGAACGGGACTTGGACGAGCGACCTCGGTCCGCACGGCGGCGGGCTCCTCCACCCGCGCCCATGGCCGCCTCGGGGGAGAATCTGA